A section of the Bacillus spongiae genome encodes:
- the spoIIP gene encoding stage II sporulation protein P, producing the protein MPTEKDLLQLIKESNTVVPREEFVLNTKSLLEKKARKKEKRRKYKKWSIASISVFISMMSGWWLVSGANFEKISNSLASIEHKDPPVMVDQTKDPLVYIYHTHNQETFNPELSAEYAYDESYNISLAGERLLEQLKSYDIVAIHDKTDVMGIAKERGLSFQDLYEISREGLLKQIRNHDSIDMVFDIHRDSQTKDITTKKMDGIEYGKVFFIVSPASPYYEENVKFAESLHNELEKEYPGLSRGIMHKESHGTQKAYNQDLLAKSLIVEIGGYENKMEDIYRTVDIMAEAIKEVVKLEKLN; encoded by the coding sequence ATGCCAACTGAAAAAGATTTGCTGCAGTTAATCAAAGAATCTAATACTGTCGTGCCAAGGGAGGAATTTGTATTAAATACAAAAAGCCTTTTAGAAAAAAAAGCGAGGAAAAAAGAAAAGCGGAGAAAATATAAGAAATGGTCGATTGCTTCCATTTCTGTTTTCATCAGCATGATGAGTGGATGGTGGCTAGTAAGTGGAGCAAATTTCGAAAAAATAAGCAATAGCTTGGCTTCTATAGAGCATAAAGACCCTCCGGTAATGGTTGATCAAACAAAAGACCCTCTCGTATATATTTACCATACACACAATCAAGAAACCTTCAATCCAGAATTATCAGCTGAATATGCATATGATGAATCGTACAATATCTCATTAGCCGGTGAAAGATTACTTGAACAATTGAAAAGTTATGATATAGTGGCGATTCATGATAAAACAGATGTAATGGGAATTGCAAAAGAGCGGGGCTTATCATTTCAAGACCTCTATGAAATATCCCGTGAAGGACTTTTAAAGCAAATTCGTAATCATGATAGCATTGATATGGTTTTCGATATTCACAGAGATTCACAAACAAAAGACATCACTACAAAAAAAATGGACGGAATAGAGTACGGAAAAGTCTTTTTTATCGTTAGCCCTGCTAGTCCATATTACGAAGAAAATGTAAAGTTTGCCGAATCACTTCATAATGAATTAGAGAAAGAATATCCAGGGTTATCAAGAGGTATTATGCATAAAGAAAGTCATGGAACACAAAAGGCGTATAATCAAGACCTACTTGCAAAGTCACTAATAGTAGAAATTGGCGGTTATGAAAATAAAATGGAAGATATATATCGAACAGTTGACATAATGGCAGAAGCAATAAAAGAAGTAGTAAAGCTTGAGAAGCTAAATTAG
- a CDS encoding RNA polymerase sigma factor — protein MVDFDNLEDSIAEVYQHYYLDVYRFLVCFSGNQNDAEDLTQEVFIRVLNQLSMFRKGKNMKTWILSIAKHVAVDHYRRKKFISIFKEGFFLQLASKEKAPDELFEMKELKDHVNEAISRLKPNFRAVIILRAINEYSIKETAEILQCSESKIKVTYHRALKELQKKIHLYAEEVIRNAN, from the coding sequence ATGGTTGATTTTGATAATCTGGAAGACAGCATTGCTGAGGTTTATCAACACTATTATTTAGATGTTTACCGGTTTCTTGTTTGCTTTTCAGGTAATCAAAATGATGCAGAAGATCTAACACAGGAAGTATTTATACGTGTCCTAAACCAGTTATCCATGTTTAGGAAAGGAAAAAATATGAAAACATGGATTTTATCGATTGCCAAACATGTGGCGGTTGACCATTACAGAAGGAAGAAATTTATTTCTATTTTTAAGGAAGGATTTTTCTTACAACTCGCTTCAAAGGAGAAGGCACCCGATGAATTATTTGAAATGAAAGAGTTAAAAGACCATGTAAATGAAGCCATCTCTCGCTTAAAGCCAAATTTTCGAGCTGTCATAATATTAAGAGCAATAAATGAATATTCCATTAAAGAAACAGCTGAAATCCTCCAGTGCAGTGAATCAAAAATAAAAGTTACTTATCACAGAGCCTTGAAAGAGTTACAGAAGAAAATTCATCTTTATGCTGAGGAGGTCATCCGAAATGCCAACTGA
- a CDS encoding aspartate/glutamate racemase family protein: MKTIGILGGMSWESSSIYYQLINERVKETLGGHHSAKCVLFSVDFQPIKDLQHEGRWEEATERLVDSVKSIEKAGADFLIIGTNTMHKIADEIEATTSIPLLHIADMTGEEIKNRGLKRLGLLATKFTMEQDFYKGRLQTNSNLDIIVPDEQDRNTVHDIIYDELCLGKVKEASKQKYLDITNKLIHEGAEGIILGCTEITMLVKESDIQVPVFDTTKIHAIKAADYAMNHFVLNR; encoded by the coding sequence ATGAAAACAATCGGCATTCTCGGTGGAATGAGTTGGGAATCTTCATCTATCTATTATCAATTAATCAATGAAAGAGTAAAAGAGACGCTTGGTGGCCATCATTCTGCAAAATGTGTCTTGTTCTCTGTTGATTTCCAGCCTATTAAAGATCTTCAACATGAAGGTAGGTGGGAAGAAGCAACAGAACGGTTAGTAGACTCCGTTAAAAGCATCGAAAAGGCAGGAGCTGATTTCTTAATTATTGGAACAAATACGATGCATAAAATAGCGGATGAAATAGAAGCCACTACATCAATCCCTCTTTTACATATTGCCGATATGACAGGCGAGGAAATTAAAAATCGTGGACTGAAGAGACTGGGCTTATTAGCAACGAAGTTTACAATGGAGCAAGACTTCTATAAGGGAAGATTACAAACAAACTCTAATCTCGATATCATTGTACCTGATGAACAAGATCGAAACACTGTACATGACATCATTTACGATGAGCTCTGCTTAGGTAAAGTAAAGGAAGCATCCAAGCAAAAATATCTCGATATAACTAACAAGCTGATTCACGAAGGCGCAGAAGGAATCATTCTCGGGTGTACTGAAATCACGATGTTAGTGAAAGAAAGTGACATTCAGGTTCCAGTATTTGATACGACAAAAATACATGCAATAAAAGCGGCTGATTATGCCATGAATCACTTCGTTTTAAATCGTTAA
- a CDS encoding GNAT family N-acetyltransferase, whose amino-acid sequence MHFVPIDVQKHQKYVLPFRRDSFIVSFGTDKGLGDEKEYLEWLLVKSRQFPEGFVLVLENDIPIGQVELTIKEYKGKVIGYVNLYYLVPEKRKLGFGKKLHQYAMTFFNKNGVSEYHLRVSPNNSTALAFYKNMGMEELYTEFDGSVIRMKGNI is encoded by the coding sequence ATGCATTTTGTTCCAATTGATGTGCAGAAACACCAAAAATATGTACTCCCTTTTCGAAGAGATTCTTTCATCGTTAGTTTCGGAACCGATAAAGGCTTAGGTGATGAAAAAGAGTATTTAGAATGGCTTTTAGTCAAGTCTAGACAATTTCCGGAAGGATTTGTTTTAGTGTTGGAGAACGATATTCCTATTGGTCAAGTTGAGCTAACGATTAAGGAATACAAAGGGAAAGTGATAGGGTATGTCAATTTATACTATTTAGTTCCTGAGAAACGTAAGCTTGGATTCGGAAAAAAGCTTCATCAATATGCCATGACGTTTTTTAATAAAAATGGGGTAAGCGAATATCACCTCCGTGTGTCACCAAATAATTCAACGGCACTTGCGTTTTACAAAAACATGGGAATGGAAGAACTTTATACGGAGTTTGACGGGAGCGTCATTAGAATGAAAGGAAATATTTAA
- a CDS encoding GNAT family N-acetyltransferase yields the protein MGKNQVKIMDAYDITLATRKDEEQVLSLLKEVAGWLKDKEIDQWRFLADGGEDEEIKQAILSKSTYVVKKSESFVATFTLYETQSDWDQHIWGQKNDGAVYLHRLALTREAIGSALGKTVLLWLEEHVKEMGKTILRLDCVENNSKLNYFYLNNGYENVGVKDEHSKYQKNL from the coding sequence ATGGGTAAAAATCAGGTAAAGATCATGGATGCTTATGATATTACTTTAGCAACGAGGAAAGATGAAGAACAAGTATTATCCCTCTTAAAGGAGGTTGCTGGATGGTTAAAGGATAAAGAGATAGACCAATGGAGATTTTTAGCAGATGGCGGCGAAGATGAAGAAATTAAACAAGCTATTCTTAGTAAAAGTACATATGTAGTTAAAAAGAGTGAATCCTTCGTTGCTACTTTTACTTTATATGAAACACAAAGTGATTGGGATCAACACATTTGGGGTCAAAAGAATGATGGCGCGGTTTACCTTCACAGGTTAGCCTTGACTAGGGAGGCTATCGGTTCAGCATTAGGAAAGACAGTATTACTTTGGTTGGAAGAACACGTTAAAGAAATGGGGAAAACCATTTTAAGATTAGATTGTGTAGAAAACAACTCTAAGCTAAACTATTTTTATCTCAATAATGGATATGAAAATGTTGGGGTAAAGGATGAACACTCTAAGTACCAGAAAAATTTGTAA
- a CDS encoding transposase family protein encodes MLSLSLDLPEFKVIKQENGSNFHFVVVEKECEEERCPYCGFLAGSVHDRRIRKVRDIALLHKPLYLFIQVRRFRCHNCLEIFSETYDSVKPGCHQTSRFREYLYEQCIDTTIQFVSRKQQIPYSTLERIFYSVAQEKAGEHKEVIEKKRKEIQKTWF; translated from the coding sequence ATGCTTTCCCTATCACTAGATTTGCCAGAATTTAAAGTCATTAAACAAGAAAATGGTTCGAATTTTCATTTTGTAGTCGTTGAGAAAGAATGTGAAGAAGAACGTTGTCCTTACTGTGGGTTTCTCGCTGGCTCTGTACACGACAGAAGGATAAGAAAAGTAAGAGATATAGCTCTACTCCATAAACCTTTGTATCTTTTTATCCAAGTGAGACGATTTCGTTGTCACAACTGCCTCGAGATTTTTTCTGAAACCTATGATTCTGTTAAACCTGGTTGTCATCAGACAAGTCGATTTAGAGAGTACCTCTATGAACAGTGTATAGATACCACTATTCAGTTTGTCAGTCGAAAACAACAGATTCCTTATTCTACTTTAGAAAGAATCTTTTACTCTGTCGCCCAGGAGAAAGCCGGGGAACATAAAGAAGTAATCGAAAAGAAAAGAAAAGAGATTCAGAAGACCTGGTTTTAA
- a CDS encoding transposase encodes MDAKLGCVLGMIHERTCNSTQQVLHLNITSPEAVKTVVLDMWKPFHKAIKSLYPFASIVVDRESK; translated from the coding sequence ATGGATGCGAAATTGGGATGTGTACTTGGAATGATTCACGAACGCACTTGTAATTCTACCCAACAAGTTCTCCATCTGAATATCACCTCACCTGAAGCTGTCAAAACGGTTGTGTTGGATATGTGGAAGCCATTCCATAAAGCTATAAAGAGCTTATATCCATTTGCCTCCATTGTAGTGGACAGAGAGAGCAAGTAA
- a CDS encoding helix-turn-helix transcriptional regulator: MNDKNRLEALSMFLKSKRAQIKPESMGFPAGLRRRTPGLRREEVAQLAGVSTTWYTWLEQGRDIKVSSSVLDCISTALQLNNDEIDYLYDLALETKSEAINPKKEQSELSPSLKRILAELTYCPTIITDRHCHIVGWNPASAHIFLDFEQIPNDQRNLIRLLFTRKEFKALAVNWEHFVKGFLAIFRTYYGHYLGDEWYHQFIKEMSHSHSKFKDLWQESQVSKAPEMIIEFRHAKAGKMLFNLTSLQVQGDMDLRCSVYTPVEETENKLKRLLNRVSDEN, from the coding sequence ATGAATGATAAAAATAGGCTCGAAGCTTTGTCGATGTTCTTAAAATCTAAGCGTGCCCAAATTAAGCCAGAGTCTATGGGTTTCCCTGCTGGACTCCGTAGAAGGACACCTGGGTTACGAAGAGAAGAAGTTGCTCAATTAGCAGGTGTAAGTACCACCTGGTATACCTGGCTAGAGCAAGGAAGAGATATAAAAGTTTCTTCAAGTGTACTTGATTGTATTTCTACAGCTTTGCAATTAAATAATGATGAAATAGACTATTTATATGACCTAGCATTAGAAACAAAATCAGAAGCTATAAATCCAAAAAAGGAGCAATCAGAGCTTAGCCCTTCTTTAAAGCGAATACTAGCTGAATTAACATATTGTCCAACTATCATTACGGATCGACATTGTCATATTGTGGGTTGGAATCCTGCATCAGCGCATATTTTTTTAGATTTTGAACAAATACCGAATGATCAAAGAAATTTGATTCGTTTATTGTTCACTAGAAAAGAATTTAAAGCATTGGCCGTCAATTGGGAACATTTTGTGAAAGGTTTTCTTGCTATTTTCCGTACCTATTATGGGCACTATTTAGGAGATGAATGGTACCACCAATTTATTAAAGAAATGAGTCATTCACATTCTAAATTCAAAGATTTATGGCAAGAAAGTCAAGTGAGTAAAGCTCCAGAAATGATAATTGAATTCAGACATGCTAAAGCAGGCAAAATGTTGTTTAATTTAACTTCTCTTCAAGTTCAAGGTGATATGGATTTACGGTGCAGTGTCTATACACCAGTAGAGGAAACAGAAAATAAATTAAAGCGTTTATTGAATAGGGTTTCCGATGAAAATTAA
- the fabF gene encoding beta-ketoacyl-ACP synthase II, with amino-acid sequence MERVVITGMGVVSPIGNNINTFWNNLINRESGISTIDTFDITNHKTKIAGIVKDFNADEVLGKKEARHLDRFSQFALAAAEQAWTDSKLELDRIDVERLGVYVGSGIGGIKTLIENIDTLRQKGPRRVSPTLVPSMISNAAAAQISIKWKAMGPSMSPVSACAIGNTAIGEAFRLIRTGETDVMFAGGTEAAITDLSIASFGNARALSTRNDDPIKASRPFDENRDGFVMSEGAGILTLESLSHALRREAKIYAEIIGYGASSDAHNIVATHPEGKGAYLAMKSALKNANISPEEIDVISAHATSTKVGDISETMAIKQLFGKQAYQIPVTANKSMLGHMLGAAGGVEAIALAMSLKEGIVPPTINLENPDPLCDLDYVPSIARQVKINTGLSNSFGFGGHNASIVLKKYE; translated from the coding sequence GTGGAAAGAGTTGTGATTACTGGTATGGGAGTAGTTTCTCCTATAGGAAATAACATCAACACATTTTGGAATAATCTGATTAACAGAGAATCTGGTATATCCACTATTGATACATTTGATATTACTAATCATAAGACAAAAATTGCAGGTATCGTTAAAGATTTTAATGCAGATGAAGTTTTAGGAAAGAAAGAAGCAAGACATTTAGATCGATTTTCTCAATTTGCATTGGCTGCTGCTGAACAAGCTTGGACTGATTCTAAGTTAGAACTCGATCGAATAGATGTAGAAAGGCTCGGCGTATACGTAGGTTCAGGCATAGGAGGAATTAAAACCTTGATTGAAAATATCGATACGCTTAGGCAGAAGGGGCCAAGAAGAGTCAGCCCAACTCTAGTACCTTCCATGATTTCTAATGCTGCTGCTGCACAAATTAGTATCAAATGGAAGGCTATGGGACCCTCAATGTCACCTGTTTCTGCTTGTGCAATCGGAAATACAGCTATTGGAGAAGCCTTTAGACTAATCCGTACCGGAGAAACCGACGTTATGTTTGCGGGTGGAACAGAGGCAGCTATTACAGACTTATCAATAGCAAGTTTTGGTAATGCTAGAGCATTATCAACAAGGAACGATGATCCCATTAAAGCTAGTCGTCCATTTGATGAAAATCGAGATGGATTTGTTATGTCAGAAGGAGCTGGAATTCTAACCTTAGAATCTTTATCTCATGCTTTACGTAGAGAGGCAAAGATTTATGCTGAAATCATTGGATATGGTGCAAGTTCAGATGCACACAATATTGTAGCTACACACCCGGAAGGTAAAGGTGCATATCTTGCAATGAAATCAGCTTTAAAGAATGCCAATATATCTCCTGAAGAAATTGATGTTATTAGTGCACATGCAACAAGTACAAAAGTAGGGGACATCTCAGAAACGATGGCTATTAAACAGCTGTTCGGAAAACAAGCTTATCAAATTCCTGTAACAGCTAATAAATCTATGCTTGGTCATATGTTAGGAGCAGCTGGTGGAGTTGAAGCAATTGCATTAGCGATGAGTTTAAAAGAAGGGATAGTTCCTCCAACAATTAACTTAGAGAATCCTGATCCATTATGTGATCTAGATTATGTACCATCCATTGCTCGACAAGTGAAAATAAATACGGGACTATCAAACTCATTTGGTTTCGGAGGTCATAATGCATCTATTGTTTTAAAGAAATATGAGTGA
- a CDS encoding Imm26 family immunity protein, whose product MTKRRRIKVGNVYAIPLPNSNFAFGRRFKDSSIGIYEHIGEDIEDLPKEEKYDFIVGIYDDVLKSGDWPLVDNRSFRNEDDSWPPPTFIIDAISGEYSIYYKGDIQKASKEQCGGLERTAVWEGWLIIDRIMGNDSWKDY is encoded by the coding sequence ATGACTAAGCGCAGAAGAATTAAAGTAGGGAATGTCTATGCTATTCCCCTACCGAATAGTAACTTCGCTTTTGGCAGGCGATTTAAAGACAGTTCAATTGGAATATACGAGCATATAGGTGAAGATATAGAGGATTTACCAAAAGAAGAAAAATACGATTTTATTGTTGGAATATATGACGATGTATTAAAGTCAGGAGATTGGCCATTGGTTGACAATCGTTCATTTAGAAATGAAGATGATTCATGGCCCCCTCCTACTTTCATAATAGATGCTATTTCTGGGGAGTATTCAATCTACTATAAAGGTGATATTCAAAAAGCAAGCAAAGAACAATGTGGTGGATTAGAAAGAACTGCAGTTTGGGAAGGGTGGCTTATTATAGATAGAATTATGGGTAATGATAGCTGGAAGGATTATTAG
- a CDS encoding C45 family peptidase, with protein MYHPRLKGNAYEAGKRYGEILFKNGFRLPKVTEEKLTFGEQCQPILVDFDPSIVQEIQGFSDGCQSSFEEVHSFLLSIGVFELASQCSIFSAFNGNEMIVGRNYDMLLDFKKTTESSLVCMDGKNKYIGHSDCFIGKVDGINHHGLFVGITSVPHEGVKPGLNFYIGVKHILENCRTVEEGIAVLKRFPSSVANNYLLADSLGNMAVVEVTPHDYKVRLPTNHYIHCTNHHESSSASETLNWSKSLERYSTLDLFLKENAHNMTLPLAQSIMSDTKGHVCLHLKQHGFGTLFSVVANLNTLEIHRAEGQPNRAKYVYDKRLIDVV; from the coding sequence ATGTATCATCCGAGATTAAAAGGGAATGCTTACGAAGCAGGGAAGAGATATGGAGAAATTCTGTTTAAAAATGGATTCAGGTTACCGAAAGTAACCGAAGAAAAATTAACATTTGGAGAACAATGTCAGCCTATCCTGGTTGATTTTGACCCTAGCATCGTACAGGAGATACAAGGATTTTCAGATGGTTGTCAAAGTTCATTTGAAGAGGTCCATTCATTTCTATTAAGTATAGGTGTATTTGAGTTAGCCAGCCAATGCAGTATTTTCTCAGCATTCAATGGAAACGAGATGATTGTTGGACGTAATTATGATATGCTTTTAGACTTCAAGAAAACAACAGAGTCCTCCTTAGTTTGTATGGATGGAAAAAATAAATATATTGGACATTCCGATTGTTTTATTGGAAAAGTGGATGGGATTAACCATCATGGATTATTTGTAGGGATTACATCCGTACCTCATGAGGGAGTGAAGCCTGGATTAAATTTTTATATAGGGGTTAAGCATATTTTAGAAAACTGCCGTACTGTGGAAGAAGGCATTGCCGTACTAAAAAGATTCCCTAGTTCGGTAGCAAATAATTACTTACTAGCAGATTCTTTAGGGAATATGGCTGTTGTAGAAGTAACCCCTCATGATTATAAAGTACGCCTACCTACTAACCATTATATTCATTGCACCAATCACCATGAAAGTTCATCAGCATCTGAAACACTGAATTGGAGTAAGTCATTAGAGCGTTATTCAACCTTAGATTTATTTCTTAAAGAAAATGCTCATAATATGACACTTCCTCTAGCACAGTCAATCATGTCTGATACTAAGGGACATGTGTGCTTACATTTAAAACAGCATGGCTTTGGCACACTTTTTTCTGTCGTAGCGAACTTAAATACATTAGAAATACATCGAGCAGAAGGTCAGCCAAACAGGGCTAAATATGTATATGATAAAAGACTAATCGATGTTGTTTAG
- a CDS encoding GNAT family N-acetyltransferase, with protein sequence MDIFIRRANKCDHEALLPLFRQVHELHVSERPDLYKENSTPVSQAFFESQLDDVKQHIFVATIGNDLAGVIVMKEEEITENSFVKARKVLYINSLCISEVHRKQGIGKRLMKYVFDFGKSLKVDSIELGVSENNPHAIKFYESIGMKTKSRKMEIILN encoded by the coding sequence ATGGATATATTTATACGAAGAGCTAATAAATGTGACCACGAAGCTTTATTACCTTTATTCAGGCAAGTTCATGAGTTACACGTTAGCGAAAGACCAGATCTGTACAAAGAGAATTCCACTCCAGTGAGCCAAGCGTTTTTTGAAAGTCAGCTAGATGATGTGAAACAACATATTTTTGTAGCTACTATTGGTAACGATTTAGCAGGAGTCATTGTGATGAAGGAAGAAGAAATAACTGAAAATTCATTTGTGAAAGCAAGAAAGGTGTTATATATAAACAGTCTCTGTATTTCTGAAGTACATAGAAAGCAGGGAATTGGAAAAAGACTGATGAAATATGTTTTTGATTTTGGGAAAAGTTTGAAAGTTGATAGTATTGAATTGGGTGTATCCGAAAATAATCCGCATGCAATAAAATTTTATGAGTCAATTGGGATGAAAACCAAGAGTAGAAAAATGGAAATTATATTAAATTAA
- a CDS encoding multicopper oxidase — protein MTKPLNPKKIPKYINQLEKPNVFKPTVVKDPETGEVVSHNYTVFATAFTQQLLPPDFPPTPVWGYEGIIEDGTCFQSTPGPTIEAVRGISVNVQWVNNLDKPNFLPVDPTLHWANPNNMPTPTPEFLPFPPGYPLAQSPVTIVTHLHGSETRSDSDGHPEAWFSAGEDKKGQAFIKSRYTYPNEQQPATLWYHDHSLGVSRLNVVAGLSGFYLLRDPNNQIEPLLPKGPFEIPLVIQDRSFNKDGTLFFPNKGVSPEAHPYWVNDFLGNTIVVNGKVWPNLNVERRQYRFRMLNGSNSRFYCLKLSNQQPMVQIGSDGGFLPCPVSLKEILLAPAERADVLIDFSKLDPGTEIIVWNDAVAPFPAGDAPDPNTVGQIMRFTVMDTKPVPPKPLPPILNDIPELIPDTPQRTFTLNVVNGKKGPLELLLDGQKWDAPISETPIVGSTVDWVVANVSRATHPIHVHLIQSRIVDRQLFDVERYLADWISLNGEPPLQHPTIPLPVEPYLIGKPFAPDLNEQGWKDTIRMNPNEVTRIRLRFTPQDVDTRESKPGVNLFSFDPTFGPGYVWHCHILDHEDNEMMRPMKIITCPAEPNPQTCCQVIVEGSTQLVPPALDNGTLSTNKNVFAEVEKVCAEKVIISGFLRNTITYTAVLDNGEMKEQTVTNDHPFQCTIDRDDANENDSFIITGTSVICEIVSHTQNFGTHPVTKDQVAFKFVEKDIIKICIQKECINQPPQES, from the coding sequence TTGACGAAACCTTTAAATCCAAAGAAGATTCCTAAATATATTAATCAGCTAGAGAAACCGAATGTATTTAAACCGACTGTTGTGAAGGATCCAGAGACAGGAGAGGTAGTCAGTCATAATTACACCGTTTTTGCAACGGCGTTTACACAACAACTTCTTCCACCTGATTTCCCACCAACACCTGTTTGGGGGTATGAGGGGATTATAGAAGATGGTACTTGTTTTCAAAGTACACCAGGACCCACTATTGAGGCGGTTAGAGGAATTTCAGTTAATGTACAATGGGTGAATAATCTTGATAAACCTAATTTTCTTCCAGTTGACCCAACTCTCCATTGGGCGAATCCTAATAATATGCCAACACCAACACCAGAGTTTTTACCATTTCCACCTGGATATCCACTAGCACAAAGTCCTGTTACAATCGTGACTCATTTGCACGGTAGTGAAACTCGCTCTGATTCAGATGGTCACCCTGAGGCGTGGTTTTCTGCTGGTGAGGATAAAAAAGGGCAGGCTTTTATTAAATCTCGCTACACTTATCCGAATGAACAACAACCTGCTACTCTTTGGTACCATGATCATTCTCTTGGTGTAAGTAGATTAAATGTCGTAGCAGGACTATCTGGGTTTTACTTATTAAGAGACCCAAATAATCAAATTGAACCGCTTCTTCCAAAGGGGCCTTTCGAAATTCCTTTAGTTATTCAGGATCGTTCTTTTAATAAGGATGGCACACTATTCTTTCCTAATAAAGGCGTTAGCCCTGAAGCTCACCCTTATTGGGTAAATGATTTTTTAGGCAATACGATTGTTGTGAATGGAAAGGTCTGGCCGAACCTTAATGTTGAAAGAAGGCAGTATCGTTTTAGAATGCTGAACGGGTCAAACTCCCGGTTCTACTGTCTAAAGCTATCTAATCAACAGCCAATGGTACAGATTGGCTCAGATGGAGGGTTTTTGCCTTGTCCTGTGAGTTTAAAAGAAATTTTGCTTGCACCTGCTGAGCGTGCTGACGTGTTAATCGATTTTTCAAAGCTTGATCCAGGCACTGAAATTATTGTTTGGAATGATGCGGTAGCGCCGTTCCCAGCAGGAGATGCACCAGATCCAAACACCGTTGGTCAAATTATGCGATTTACCGTTATGGATACGAAACCGGTACCGCCAAAACCACTTCCTCCTATCCTTAATGACATACCAGAACTTATTCCAGATACTCCACAGCGAACCTTTACATTGAATGTTGTGAATGGAAAAAAAGGTCCTTTAGAATTGTTACTTGATGGTCAAAAATGGGATGCTCCCATTTCAGAAACACCAATAGTTGGATCAACTGTAGATTGGGTCGTTGCGAATGTATCCAGAGCAACGCACCCTATTCATGTACATTTAATTCAGTCTCGAATTGTCGATCGACAGTTATTCGATGTCGAAAGATATCTTGCTGATTGGATCAGTTTAAATGGGGAACCACCACTTCAACATCCGACAATCCCATTACCGGTTGAACCATATTTAATAGGGAAGCCTTTTGCACCTGATTTAAACGAGCAAGGGTGGAAAGATACAATCCGGATGAACCCGAATGAAGTAACAAGAATTAGGTTACGTTTTACCCCACAAGACGTAGATACAAGAGAGTCGAAGCCTGGAGTCAATTTATTTTCATTTGATCCCACTTTCGGTCCTGGATACGTTTGGCATTGCCATATATTAGACCATGAGGATAATGAAATGATGAGGCCAATGAAAATCATTACTTGTCCTGCTGAGCCAAACCCGCAAACTTGCTGTCAAGTGATTGTGGAAGGAAGTACGCAGCTGGTGCCCCCTGCATTAGATAATGGCACACTCTCAACGAATAAAAACGTCTTTGCTGAAGTCGAAAAAGTTTGTGCTGAAAAAGTAATTATTAGTGGCTTCCTTCGAAATACAATTACGTATACGGCCGTTTTGGATAATGGAGAAATGAAAGAACAAACGGTGACAAATGACCACCCATTCCAATGCACGATAGATCGTGATGATGCAAATGAAAATGACTCATTTATCATAACTGGCACATCCGTAATATGTGAAATTGTTTCTCATACACAAAATTTCGGAACTCATCCAGTTACAAAGGATCAAGTCGCTTTTAAGTTTGTTGAAAAAGACATCATTAAAATTTGTATCCAAAAAGAGTGCATTAATCAACCACCTCAAGAATCATAG